A genome region from Frankineae bacterium MT45 includes the following:
- a CDS encoding Predicted transcriptional regulator, ArsR family, producing MKFNPGSPTGARHPELGAPASETGGRDSTRDTVARIVLERGPQSAADIAHALGLSAAGVRRHLEALVSDGILEQCTPRRVSSATGPGRPARAYQLTDAGRASFPHAYDDLATTALRYLDETGGADAVTHFADHRAAILARSLAPSLPAASVDPATQADALAAALTGQGYAANVQSTPAGVQICQHHCPVAHVAAQFPQLCEAETRAFEQLLGTNVQRLATIAHGDGVCTTHFADRSRVSPAGVTVPARPVGVSAAVSTTAKSPSGRNR from the coding sequence GTGAAATTCAATCCTGGTTCGCCGACGGGTGCTCGCCACCCCGAACTGGGAGCGCCCGCGAGCGAAACCGGGGGTCGCGACAGCACCCGCGACACGGTAGCCCGCATCGTTCTCGAGCGTGGGCCGCAGTCAGCCGCCGATATCGCTCACGCACTCGGCCTCTCCGCCGCCGGCGTCCGTCGGCACCTCGAGGCCCTGGTCAGCGACGGCATTCTCGAGCAGTGCACACCGCGCCGAGTAAGCAGTGCGACCGGTCCCGGACGACCGGCCCGGGCCTACCAGCTCACCGACGCTGGTCGGGCCTCCTTCCCGCACGCCTATGACGATCTCGCCACCACCGCGCTGCGGTATCTGGACGAGACCGGCGGCGCCGACGCCGTCACCCACTTCGCCGACCACCGCGCGGCAATCCTGGCCCGCAGCCTGGCGCCCTCGCTACCGGCGGCGTCTGTGGATCCGGCCACCCAGGCCGATGCCTTGGCCGCCGCGCTCACTGGGCAGGGCTACGCTGCCAACGTGCAGAGCACTCCAGCCGGAGTGCAGATCTGCCAGCACCACTGCCCGGTCGCCCACGTTGCGGCGCAGTTCCCGCAGCTGTGCGAGGCAGAGACGCGCGCCTTCGAGCAGTTGCTCGGGACGAACGTGCAACGGCTGGCCACCATCGCCCACGGCGACGGCGTCTGCACCACCCACTTCGCCGACCGGAGCCGAGTGTCTCCAGCCGGCGTGACTGTGCCCGCAAGACCGGTCGGAGTCTCGGCCGCCGTTTCGACCACCGCAAAGTCCCCATCTGGGAGGAATCGCTGA
- a CDS encoding Iron-regulated ABC transporter membrane component SufB, with translation MTTAPERVLTQDEQIDALSTYKFGWSDTDTAGSIAKRGLSADVVRNISQLKNEPEWMLERRLKALEIFYKKPMPNWGSDLSGIDFDNIKYFVRSTEKQAATWDDLPSDIKNTYDKLGIPEAEKQRLVSGVAAQYESEVVYHKIREDLEEQGVLFLDTDTALREHEDLFKEYFGTIIPSGDNKFAALNTAVWSGGSFIYVPKGVHVEIPLQAYFRINTENMGQFERTLMIIDEDAYVHYVEGCTAPIYSSDSLHSAVVEIIVKKGGRCRYTTIQNWSNNVYNLVTKRAVAQEGATMEWVDGNIGSKVTMKYPAVWMTGEHAKGEVLSIAFAGEGQHQDAGAKMVHAAAHTSSTIISKSVARGGGRTSYRGLVQVEPGSHHSKSTVKCDALLVDTISRSDTYPYVDVREDDVSMGHEATVSKVSDDQLFYLMSRGLSEDEAMAMIVRGFIEPIARELPMEYALELNRLIELQMEGAVG, from the coding sequence ATGACAACCGCTCCTGAGCGCGTATTGACCCAAGACGAGCAGATCGATGCCCTGTCGACATACAAGTTCGGCTGGTCGGACACCGACACCGCCGGGTCGATCGCCAAACGTGGTCTCAGCGCGGACGTGGTTCGCAACATCTCGCAGCTCAAGAACGAGCCCGAGTGGATGCTCGAGCGACGTCTCAAGGCCCTGGAGATCTTCTACAAGAAGCCGATGCCGAACTGGGGCTCGGATCTCTCCGGGATCGACTTCGACAACATCAAGTACTTCGTGCGGTCGACCGAGAAGCAGGCCGCGACCTGGGACGACCTGCCGTCGGACATCAAGAACACCTACGACAAGCTGGGCATCCCGGAGGCGGAGAAGCAGCGGCTCGTCTCCGGCGTTGCCGCCCAGTACGAGTCCGAGGTCGTCTATCACAAGATCCGCGAAGACCTCGAGGAGCAGGGCGTTCTCTTCCTCGACACCGACACTGCGCTGCGCGAGCACGAAGACCTCTTCAAGGAGTACTTCGGCACGATCATCCCGTCCGGTGACAACAAGTTCGCGGCGCTGAACACCGCGGTCTGGTCGGGCGGCTCCTTCATCTACGTGCCGAAGGGGGTGCACGTCGAGATCCCGCTGCAGGCCTACTTCCGCATCAACACCGAGAACATGGGCCAGTTCGAGCGCACCCTGATGATCATCGACGAGGACGCCTACGTGCACTACGTCGAGGGCTGCACCGCGCCGATCTACTCCTCCGACTCGCTGCACTCGGCCGTCGTCGAGATCATCGTGAAGAAGGGTGGCCGCTGCCGCTACACGACTATCCAGAACTGGTCCAACAACGTCTACAACCTCGTCACCAAGCGCGCCGTCGCCCAGGAGGGCGCGACGATGGAGTGGGTCGACGGCAACATCGGTTCCAAGGTGACGATGAAGTACCCGGCCGTCTGGATGACCGGCGAGCACGCCAAGGGCGAGGTGCTCTCGATCGCCTTCGCCGGCGAGGGGCAGCACCAGGATGCCGGCGCCAAGATGGTGCACGCCGCTGCGCACACCTCGTCGACGATCATCTCCAAGTCGGTGGCCCGTGGCGGCGGACGCACCTCCTACCGCGGCCTGGTGCAGGTCGAGCCTGGCTCGCACCACAGCAAGTCGACGGTGAAGTGCGACGCGCTGCTCGTCGACACCATCTCCCGCTCCGACACCTACCCCTACGTCGACGTTCGTGAGGACGACGTCTCGATGGGGCACGAGGCGACGGTCTCCAAGGTGAGCGACGACCAGCTCTTCTACCTGATGAGCCGCGGCCTCTCCGAGGACGAGGCGATGGCGATGATCGTGCGTGGCTTCATCGAGCCGATCGCCCGCGAATTGCCGATGGAATACGCACTCGAGCTCAACCGGCTCATCGAACTCCAGATGGAAGGGGCGGTCGGCTAA
- a CDS encoding Fe-S cluster assembly protein SufD has translation MSATDTAVAETTGPQLVGGHSHGEMTGSPPERFTSRSADDFAVPNGREEEWRFTPIRAVREFFKPITPSTAVEATVVADPAVSHGAKPMSDPRVGQVLQPADRVSALAFNHSEKAFVVVVPAGTELDEPITIDANTPEGSTYAHLVIEVEAGARATVVVKYTGAGSIAENVELIVGDGAKLSFISVHDNDATAVHLTAHAALLGRDATLSHSVMSLGGRVVRVAPTVRYAAPGGSAEFRGLAFAGSGQHHEARLYIDHGTPDCVSNVLYKNALQGASARTVWIGDVRIRPAATGTETFELNRNLVLTDGARADSVPNLEIETGEITGAGHASATGRFDDLQLFYLQARGIPAAEARRLVVRGFFADIVDRLGVDELQESLMSSIEDRLGFGGAAESQQ, from the coding sequence ATGTCGGCAACCGACACAGCAGTAGCAGAGACGACCGGCCCGCAGCTCGTCGGCGGTCATTCGCATGGTGAGATGACCGGCAGCCCGCCGGAGCGCTTCACCTCGCGCAGCGCCGACGACTTCGCCGTCCCGAACGGCCGCGAGGAGGAGTGGCGCTTCACGCCGATCCGGGCCGTCCGTGAGTTCTTCAAGCCGATCACTCCGAGTACGGCCGTCGAGGCGACCGTCGTCGCCGACCCGGCGGTGAGCCACGGCGCCAAGCCGATGAGCGACCCGCGAGTCGGACAGGTGCTGCAGCCGGCCGACCGGGTCAGCGCACTCGCCTTCAACCACAGCGAGAAGGCCTTTGTCGTCGTGGTTCCGGCCGGGACTGAACTCGATGAGCCGATCACGATCGACGCGAACACCCCGGAGGGTTCGACCTACGCCCACCTGGTGATCGAGGTCGAGGCTGGCGCGCGCGCGACCGTGGTGGTCAAGTACACCGGCGCCGGATCGATCGCCGAGAACGTCGAGTTGATCGTCGGCGACGGCGCGAAGCTCTCCTTCATCAGCGTCCACGACAACGACGCGACGGCGGTGCATCTCACCGCCCACGCCGCGCTGCTGGGTCGCGATGCAACGCTCTCGCACAGCGTGATGAGCCTCGGCGGACGCGTGGTCCGAGTGGCTCCCACGGTCCGCTACGCCGCGCCCGGCGGGAGCGCGGAGTTCCGCGGTCTCGCCTTCGCCGGCAGCGGACAGCACCACGAAGCGCGCCTCTACATCGACCACGGCACGCCGGACTGCGTCTCGAATGTGCTGTACAAGAACGCGTTGCAGGGCGCGAGCGCCCGTACGGTCTGGATCGGTGACGTCCGGATCCGCCCGGCGGCCACCGGTACCGAGACCTTCGAGCTGAACCGCAACCTGGTGCTCACCGATGGCGCCCGGGCTGACTCGGTGCCGAACCTCGAGATCGAGACCGGGGAGATCACCGGCGCCGGACACGCCAGCGCCACCGGCCGCTTCGACGACCTCCAGCTCTTCTACCTACAGGCGCGCGGGATTCCGGCCGCCGAAGCTCGCCGGCTCGTGGTGCGTGGATTCTTCGCCGACATCGTCGACCGCCTCGGCGTAGACGAGCTGCAGGAGAGCCTCATGAGCAGCATCGAGGATCGTCTCGGCTTCGGGGGCGCGGCGGAGTCGCAGCAGTGA
- a CDS encoding 3-phenylpropionate/trans-cinnamate dioxygenase ferredoxin subunit yields the protein MTLVKVCAVDELTPGEPLRVELDELDVAIVQVADEFFAIEDVCSHADFPLSDGGVKGCTIECDLHGSRFDLRSGKPLGPPATAPVPTYAVTVTDGNIYIELEN from the coding sequence GTGACGCTGGTCAAGGTCTGTGCTGTCGATGAGCTCACCCCCGGCGAGCCGCTGCGGGTTGAGCTGGATGAGCTCGACGTCGCAATCGTCCAGGTCGCCGATGAGTTCTTCGCCATCGAGGACGTCTGCTCGCACGCGGACTTCCCGCTATCCGACGGGGGAGTGAAGGGCTGCACGATCGAGTGCGATCTGCACGGATCCCGTTTCGACCTCCGCAGCGGAAAGCCGCTCGGCCCGCCGGCCACCGCGCCGGTGCCCACCTACGCAGTCACCGTCACGGACGGAAATATCTACATCGAGTTGGAGAACTAA
- a CDS encoding Fe-S cluster assembly ATP-binding protein: MSTLEIRDLHVAVEETPILRGVDLTVSSGETHAIMGPNGSGKSTLAYSIAGHPKYTVTSGQVLLDGEDVLAMSVDARARAGLFLAMQYPVEVPGVSVSNFLRTAATAVRGEAPKLRTWVKEVNTAMTDLEMDKSFAERNVNEGFSGGEKKRHEILQMALLKPKIAILDETDSGLDVDALRSVSEGVNRVRETGIGTLLITHYTRILRYIQPDFVHVFFDGRIVESGGAELANQLENEGYARFGVNETAKA; encoded by the coding sequence ATGAGCACACTTGAGATCCGCGACCTGCACGTCGCCGTCGAGGAGACGCCAATCCTGCGGGGCGTCGATCTGACCGTCTCCTCCGGCGAAACGCACGCGATCATGGGGCCGAACGGCTCCGGCAAATCCACGCTGGCCTACTCGATCGCCGGTCACCCCAAGTACACCGTCACCTCCGGGCAGGTCCTGCTCGACGGCGAGGACGTACTGGCGATGAGCGTCGACGCCCGGGCCCGGGCCGGCCTCTTCCTGGCCATGCAGTACCCGGTCGAGGTCCCCGGCGTCTCGGTCTCCAACTTCCTGCGCACCGCGGCGACCGCGGTCCGGGGCGAGGCACCGAAGCTCCGCACCTGGGTCAAGGAGGTCAACACCGCCATGACCGACCTCGAGATGGACAAGTCCTTCGCCGAGCGCAACGTCAACGAGGGGTTCTCCGGTGGCGAGAAGAAGCGCCACGAAATCCTGCAGATGGCGCTGCTCAAGCCGAAGATCGCGATTCTGGATGAGACCGACTCCGGCCTTGACGTCGACGCGCTGCGCAGCGTCAGCGAGGGCGTGAACCGGGTGCGCGAGACCGGGATCGGCACCCTGCTCATCACCCACTACACCCGGATCCTGCGCTACATCCAGCCCGACTTCGTGCACGTCTTCTTCGACGGCCGCATCGTCGAGTCCGGCGGCGCGGAACTCGCGAACCAGTTGGAGAACGAGGGTTACGCCCGCTTCGGGGTCAACGAGACGGCGAAGGCCTAG
- a CDS encoding cysteine desulfurase has protein sequence MTIDVEAVRKDFPILSREVHGVPLVYLDSANTSQKPQVVLDTLTDFYARHNSNVARAVHTLGSEATNAFEGARDKVAAFVNAPSREEVIFGKNISEALNLLAYSLSNASTTPGAERFRLGPGDEIVVTEMEHHSNLVPWQLLAQRTGATFRYLPIDDEGRLVSEAIDEVINERTKVVSFVHQSNALGTVNPVARIVARAKAVGALSIVDAAQSAPHRPLDVQALGADFVAFTGHKLYGPTGIGVLWGRYDLLAALPPFLGGGEMIETVSMSGTTFAAPPHRFEAGTPPIAQAVGLGAAIDYVTALGMENIQAHEDEITAYALKGLQSIDGLRIIGPAEPVDRGATISFTLAGIHPHDVAQLLDEHGIAVRAGHHCARPVCVRYGIPATTRASFGVYTTTDEIDALVQGIEKVKEIF, from the coding sequence ATGACCATCGACGTCGAGGCGGTCCGCAAGGACTTCCCGATCCTGAGCCGTGAGGTTCACGGGGTGCCGTTGGTGTATCTGGACAGCGCCAACACCTCGCAGAAGCCGCAGGTTGTGCTCGATACGCTCACCGACTTCTACGCCCGTCACAACTCAAACGTGGCGCGTGCGGTGCACACGCTCGGCTCGGAGGCGACGAACGCCTTCGAGGGTGCCCGTGACAAGGTGGCCGCCTTCGTCAACGCACCGTCGCGGGAAGAGGTCATCTTCGGTAAGAACATCTCCGAAGCGCTGAACCTGCTCGCGTACTCCCTCTCTAACGCGTCGACCACGCCCGGCGCCGAACGCTTCCGGCTTGGCCCCGGCGACGAGATCGTCGTTACCGAGATGGAGCACCACAGCAACCTGGTGCCCTGGCAGTTGCTGGCCCAGCGCACCGGCGCCACCTTCCGCTACCTGCCGATCGACGACGAGGGGCGCCTGGTCTCCGAGGCGATCGACGAGGTGATCAACGAGCGCACCAAGGTGGTCTCCTTCGTCCACCAGTCGAACGCGCTGGGCACCGTCAACCCGGTCGCCCGGATCGTCGCTCGGGCCAAGGCCGTGGGCGCGTTGAGCATCGTCGATGCGGCACAGTCCGCGCCGCATCGTCCCCTGGACGTCCAGGCGCTCGGCGCTGACTTCGTCGCCTTCACCGGGCACAAGCTCTACGGGCCGACCGGAATCGGCGTCCTCTGGGGACGGTATGACCTCCTCGCCGCGCTGCCGCCGTTCCTCGGTGGGGGCGAGATGATCGAGACGGTGTCGATGTCCGGCACCACCTTCGCCGCGCCGCCGCACCGCTTCGAGGCCGGTACGCCACCGATCGCGCAGGCCGTCGGCCTCGGCGCGGCCATCGACTACGTCACCGCGCTGGGGATGGAGAACATCCAGGCCCACGAGGACGAGATCACCGCGTATGCCCTGAAGGGGCTGCAGAGCATCGACGGGCTGCGCATCATCGGGCCGGCTGAGCCGGTCGACCGCGGCGCCACCATCTCCTTCACTCTGGCCGGGATTCACCCGCACGATGTTGCCCAGCTGCTGGACGAGCACGGCATCGCGGTGCGAGCCGGACACCACTGCGCCCGGCCGGTCTGCGTCCGCTACGGAATACCAGCGACCACCCGAGCGTCATTCGGTGTGTACACCACCACCGACGAGATCGACGCGCTCGTGCAGGGCATCGAGAAGGTCAAGGAGATTTTCTGA
- a CDS encoding nitrogen fixation protein NifU, with amino-acid sequence MTTMDSLYQQIIIDHYKNPHHRGLPEEFDAEVHHVNPTCGDEVTMRVKVTDGAISELGWVGEGCSISQASTSVMTDLVVGKPIADAMELNALFLELMKSQGQAEITEEVADALDDAVAFEGVSKYPARVKCALLGWMAMKGAVAEATAGSTED; translated from the coding sequence ATGACGACCATGGATTCGCTGTATCAGCAGATCATCATCGACCACTACAAGAACCCGCACCACCGTGGCCTCCCCGAGGAGTTCGACGCCGAGGTTCACCACGTCAACCCGACCTGCGGTGACGAGGTCACGATGCGGGTGAAGGTCACCGACGGCGCGATCAGCGAGCTCGGGTGGGTCGGTGAGGGGTGCTCGATCAGCCAGGCCTCGACGTCGGTGATGACCGACCTCGTGGTCGGGAAGCCGATCGCCGACGCGATGGAACTCAACGCACTCTTCCTCGAGCTGATGAAGTCGCAGGGACAGGCCGAGATCACTGAGGAGGTCGCCGACGCCCTCGACGACGCGGTCGCCTTCGAGGGCGTCTCGAAGTACCCGGCCCGGGTGAAGTGCGCCCTGCTCGGGTGGATGGCGATGAAGGGTGCGGTCGCCGAGGCAACCGCCGGATCCACTGAAGATTGA
- a CDS encoding Metal-sulfur cluster biosynthetic enzyme, which produces MTNVAVGLPSRDDVEEAMRDVVDPELGINVVDLGLIYDVRIDAADPADGGAIVTLDMTLTSAACPLTDVIEDQSNAAVTGGARPLASELKINWVWLPPWGPDKITEDGREQLRALGFNV; this is translated from the coding sequence ATGACGAACGTAGCCGTTGGGCTCCCCTCCCGCGATGATGTCGAGGAGGCGATGCGAGATGTCGTCGACCCCGAGTTGGGCATCAACGTGGTCGACCTCGGGCTCATCTATGACGTGCGGATCGACGCGGCCGACCCGGCCGACGGGGGAGCGATCGTGACGCTGGACATGACGCTCACCTCGGCAGCCTGCCCGCTCACCGACGTCATCGAGGATCAGTCGAATGCCGCCGTCACCGGTGGCGCCCGCCCGCTCGCGTCGGAGCTCAAGATCAACTGGGTCTGGCTCCCGCCGTGGGGGCCGGACAAGATCACTGAGGACGGCCGCGAGCAGCTGCGGGCGCTCGGCTTCAACGTCTGA